The Capra hircus breed San Clemente chromosome 25, ASM170441v1, whole genome shotgun sequence nucleotide sequence CATTATTGTTTTAGTATAGTTTTACTTttcaatacttatttatttgactgtgtcaggtcttGATGGTGGTGctcaagctcagtagttgcagcttgaaggcttagttgccccgaggcctgtgggactagggattgaacctgcgtcccctgtgtTGCAAGGTGGatccttaatcactggaccaccaggaaagcccctgtttTAGTAGTTTTAGATTCACAGACTAATTGAGCAGATAGTATAAACAACTGCTCATACCACACTCCtgccacacacaaacacatagtgTCTACTATGAATGCCTTGCATTTGTTACGACTGTTAACTGTAGTCTCTGCTTTACATTCAGGTTCATTTCTGCTGGAATTTCCTTTAAAACTTTACAGCGTGACAAAATACTCtagtaaaaattactttaaaacccCCCCCCCAATTAGTGTATTATTTTCCTGCCCCTGATAAAGTCATCAGCTGGGCAGCTTCAAACAGCAGGATCGCATTCTCTCACAGTTTGGAGGCCAGAGATGCGAGAGCGAGGTGTGGTGGGCCACGTTCCCACAGGAGGCTCGGGAGAGTCTATCCGGGGCCCGGCCTGTGGCTCCTGGGGCTGCTGCCTGGCATCCGTCGGCTCCTGGCTGCATTCCTCCAGCCTCTGCTCCGTCTCCCTGTGCACGGCTGTGTCCCCGTTAAGGACAGCAGTCCTTGGGTTTAGGCCACCCTATTCAGTATCATCTCatcttatctttttattttttttctgtaaaaacaaatacttttatTGTGTATATATCAAGCACTAAGGCAGGCTTATTTTTAACTCTCAGACTGATCTATCCATTGGATATGTTTACTCTCATGTAATAGGTTTGAAGAAACAGGGATTTAGGCAGACTGTTGGGTTCGTCTGGACCACAAAATTAGTTTGTATTTTAACAGAGGTTTGtctgatacacacatacacacagggttaagaaaaaaaacactgttACTGTTAGACCAGTAGTAAAAAAACAGCAATTCTCCACTTTTTCTCTGCCTGATTTTCCTGAATCTCTTCCTGATTTTCATTCACCAGAGACTACCAATTTTAACTCTTCAGCTATTTGTGACTGTACTTCTTTCTAAGTGACAAGTTatactgcttttttttaaaactgacatTTCTGTATCAGATCTTGATGTATTCTCCATTACATATACACTCCTTTCCAATTCTCCTAGGGTTATCTAATAATTTGTTATTATTTGTATTCAGTGTTTACATAAATATGACTGACTTTATATGATGACTAACATTATTCACAGTTGAGTTAATGCAGTGTAGTTtctgaaaacttttattttttctgtggcTCATAATTGCCTCAATTTTGCTTCCTTGATTAGAAAAGAATATGCAGACGCCTCATGCGTCTCCAGACTGTCTAGAACCTAAAAACCTCTGGACCCTGTATTTATAAACACATGATAATGTATCCGTTTTCCTTTCTGAGACATTCCACCCTAACTGTCTCCTTTAGGCATTTCTTGTTGACCTCGTGCTGttctcccttcttctctcttttataTGGTTATATTTTAGCAACTTTATCATTActctttaagtaaaataaaatgacctCTTCCCCCATCGACAACAGACTCTACCTATCGACTTCCCACTTTAAAAGACACCATTACTTTTCCAGGCACCTGCCTTGCCATCCTGCCTTGTAAATTGCACTTTTACGCCATCAAGGCTGATGATACTGGCATTCAACTCTGTAACCGTAATTAAGCATTCTcttaaaaagatgaaaaccatGAACAGCATTTACATTATGATTATTTAACTGTTATTCAATAAACCACCAAGCTTTGTGCTATGActggatttccttttctttggctccaagaTTTTGATTCACATGCTAATTAGAGCAACACTGAAATTGAGTCCACCTTCTTATATTCCAACCCTTGGTCAAAACCCTGCAGTATTTTACACTGTTTGGTCATCTGAAGGATGTGTTCCTCTTACAtcgttttttttttcactgaaagtTTCTGATCGTCACAGTTTTCTCTAGTGGAATGAAGAAATGTTTGCATCTCACCTTATCTTgatgacatctgcaaagaccaTGTTTCCACATAAAGTTAAGTTTACTTGCACTGGGCTTTGCAGTTGGTGCAGTGGCTAAAGAACCTGCTTAccgactcaggagacacaggagatgtggtttcgatctctgggttgggaaggtctcctggagaaggaaatggcaacctgctccagtgttcttgcctggggaatcgaacggacagagaagcctggtgggattacaaagagttggacacgactggacacTCAAGCCGTGACAGGCATCAGGTGTTGGGATACACTGAAGAGTGTATCTTTTTGAAGCACGCGATCCAACCCATAACACCTGCTCTGCCCCTCATTCAAGAGTTTGTCCAAAAGCTGAGGTTCCCTCCCTGGCTGGCCGGGACCACCCTGAGGATGCAGATGCTTTGACCGCTGTCTCCTTCCGCCTGCAGGTGCAGCTGGGAACTTCCTGTGCCCGGCCAGCGCCTTGTCCTCCAACGCCTTCAAGACTGTGATGGACATCGACACCTTGGGCACCTTCAACGTGTCTCGTGTGCTCTACGAGAAGTTCTTCCGGGTGAGTGTTCTGAAGCTGGGGCCTCCCGGTCCTGGCCGCGTGCTCACTGCCTCCCTTGTGTGTTGCAGGACCATGGAGGGGTGATCGTGAACATCACTGCAACCCTGGGCGCCCGGGGGCAGGTGCTCCAAGTGCATGCAGGCTCTGCCAAGGCGGCCGTGGGTACAGGCGCTCCCCTGGTCTGCCCGCCTGGGTTCCTCCCCGTCCCCAGAGGCCGGCAGTGTCCCAGTGAAGCTGTGCCCCCAGCACGTCCGGGACACCCTGAAGGCCGGGCAGCCCTGCTTCTCCCTCACATAGCCTGCCTCCCCTGCAGATGCGATGACGCGGCACCTGGCTGTGGAGTGGGGCCCCCAGAACATCCGCGTCAACAGCCTTGCCCCTGGCCCCATCAGTGGCACTGAGGGGTTGCGGCGTCTGGGTAAGGCTAGCCCAGCGGGTGCTCCCCCGGGCACAGGCCCCACAGTACCTCCAGGGGCGCTCCTCCCACCTGGCTGGGATAGGCCTGGGGTCAGAGACAAGCCTCATGGCTCCCCGGGTGGGCAGAGTCCATCCCCAGCCTGGGGACAGTTCGCGCAGCCCTGCACTGGGCTAGGGGCAGGACTTGGGCAGCTGCCCCTAGagctagagctcaggagctgCTGGCCTCGTGAGCCGCACGCAAAGGGCCCCGCTGAAGCCTCCAGAGCCTTGGCCGCGAGCAGGGACAGGCCTTGTGCTGGCTCCACAGTGGGGTTACTGGGCCCAGCCCAGGACAACGCTGCCGGCGTCCCCAGCGTTACCGGATGTGGCTCAGGGGAGGCTGGCAGAGGAAGGTGGTGGCCCCCGGGTCCTGGGACTTGCCTgaacctcttcctccctcccaggTGCCCCGCAGGCTGGCCTGAGGGCGAAGGTCCTGGCCAGCCCCCTGCAGAGGCTGGGGAACAAGACGGAAATCGCCCACAGTGCCCTCTTCCTGGCCAGCCCGCTGGCGTCCTTCGTGACGGGGGCCCTGCTGGTGGTTGACGGGGGGGCCTGGCTAACGTTCCCTAATGATGTCCAGTCGCTGGCAGATTTCTCACCCTCCGCTAAGCTTTAGGTGACGCCCCGTTCCCACCGTCGCGGTCATCCGTGTCCTTGGCCCCCTTCCTAGACACCCACCTGTGGCCAGGGGTCACTGTGCTGGGCCTGACGCCTTGCCCCTCAGTCGCTCATGTGTATTTCTAGATGTGCTCTCGGGCACCCTGGGCTCCCTGGCTCCACTTGTGGGGCGAGGGCCGGATGGTCTTGTGGGCACACAGGGCATGGTGGGGGTGCTGGGAGGGCCCAGCCCCCGCCTCCTGGGTCCCCATCACAAGGTAGAGACAGGACTTAGACTGGCTCCTGTCCTGTCGGAGGTGGTCGTGgtgaaagaacacccagggctcacAGTGTTCGGTCTCCCCACGAAGCTGTGGTGGGCACCGGCTTCCAGAGGGACTCCTGGTCTCGGGTGGGCCTGCGTGTGGGAGAAGTGACGCTAGTCGGCTCTCTGGTGTGGTGGCTGGCAGACACAGTCAGcagacaggagtctgagcaaactccaggagacagtgaaggacagaggagcctagagtgcggcagtccatggggtcgcagagttggacgtgacttagcatctgaacaaTGAGATGTGTTCTCAGTCCTCCAGACACACAGAgcagggtgaggggtgggagCAGGGGAGGAGACAGCAAGGCCTCAAGCGGCAGGAGGGCGTGGGTGCTGGGCAGGCCCCCCAGTCGCTGGGGTAGAGAGcactgggggagggcagggaggaggcgggGGGCCACCGTGTCCACTTCAGGAGACACACAGGTCTGGTGGCCTGCTGTCGCCCAGCCTGCCACTTACTCCCCCAGGGCTTGTAGGGGGCCAGCCTGGCGTCCCTCGGTGCCCCAGTGACCTGGTGTCTGCTGATGCTTCTGACAGGCAGTGGACAGTGCGCTGCAGGGGACTGGTCCACAGCCCACTCTCGGACCGCAGACCTGCCACCCTCCCACCTGCCCAGCCTGAGCACCAGACCCAGCAGTCCCAGCCGGGCGTCTGAAGAGAGACCTTCCTCTAGGAGCGGTGCTGCGCCCACACGCCCTCCCCAGGGCCCTGTCTGTGCGCAGGGAAGCAGGGGCAGTGACCAGGCGGCCTGTGCTCCAGCACCTggccaggccccgccccagcccaACCCAGCGCCAGCGCTGCcctgcctgcccagcccccacccaggCTGGTCTTTCTCTCCTGCCTGTGTCCAGGGGGTGCCTCCAGGTGGCTCCCGCGGCCTGAGTGGAGAAAAGAAGGTGTTTCAGGCCGTCTTCTGCTCTCCCACTTTGAGAACTTGGCTTGACAGAAATGCCAGACCAGGAAGGCTGGAGGAGTGTGTCTGAGCGCAGCCCCCAGGCCTGCGTCCTGCGTCCTCTCCCCCCGGGTGCGTGGGCTGCAGACAGGACCTCTGCCGGCGCAGGTTGGGGTGCTCCCACCTGCCCTGGAGAGGACTTAGTCCTTGGTCGTCAGAGGCTCACTCTCTGGACCCTCCAGGAGGCCTGGCCCCATTGTCACCCTCCctcaggcccagggggagggggaTCTCTGGACTCAATTGTTCCCCAGTGGCACACATTCAGGCCAAGCCCTAAGGGGGCCACTTGGATCCTGGGCTTGTTTTCTGTGCTGTTAAAAACTTCAGCGCCCTTAGAGTTGTTGGTCTGCCCTCTGGCTGGACAGGTGGCTAACTGCCCTCCTCCACACCGCCTCCCATATCATCCATTTGCATAGGCACAGGTTCTAGAGTTTTGCCAGAAAATGCATTTCCTGAAAAAATAAACGTCTtactataaaattatatattcagtGGACTTCACGATACTtctagaaggagaaggaggacacCCGGACTGGTGAGCTGGGCATTGAGAGGCAGCAGTGTGtctcctttttgtctttttcctgtgAAGAGTTTACAAAACACTTTGCCTAATGCCTGACatgcacccccccgccccccgcccataGATGAAGGAAGCCTAGGAGCAAGGGGAGGCTGTTGGCTCCCGGTTGGGAGGGGTGTCCTCCAAGGCTGGTCCTGGTGCTGCCACTCACTCTGGGCTTGAGCCCTCTGCCCTGGGCACCCGCGCCCACCTGAGTTCCTTCCTACCCTCGCAGTGCAGGGGCAGGGAACCCAGTGAGCAGAGGGGTCTTGCTTGCCACTTAAACCAAGGCCAGGAGGTCCACCAGCAAGGCAAGTGGGCGCTTGCCATGGCGGGAAGGCAGGTGCTGGGGAGAGGCAGCCACAGACCCCTTGTGCCTGAGAGTTGGGGTCTGCTGTCCCCGAGGAGATGGAGAAGGCCCAGGGAGGCTGTCCCGCCAGCCATATCCGAGGGCCTGGGGCGCGGCGGCTCAGCTCCTGGAGGACGAGAGTGGCAGGCGGGTTCCAAGAGTGAGAATGAGCCTCTCATTACTgctagtcagggttctccagagaaaggcaGCCAGCGGGATATATATAGATCCACAGGAGGAGACTTATTATAGGGACTGGCTCATGTGACTGTGGgggctgagaagtcccatgatCTGCCGACTGCGAGCTGGAGCCCTGGGAAAGCAGATGGTGTGATTCAGTCTGAGCCCGAAGGACCAAGCATCAGGGGCTCGACGGTCCAGGGCAGAGGGTGAGGGACTTGCCCTTTCCTGTGCTGCCACTGCTGAGGGCAGGTCCTCCAGGTACTGAATCAATGCGACTCTCTTCCAGAAATACCAGGTGACGAGCCACCTAGGTGTCC carries:
- the DECR2 gene encoding peroxisomal 2,4-dienoyl-CoA reductase, with amino-acid sequence MAQPPADVSEDDCLPEYRHLFHPDLLQDKVAFITGGGSGIGFRIAEIFMRHGCHTVIASRSLPRVSMAARKLAAATSQRCLPLSLDVRAPLAITAAVEQALKEFGKIDILINCAAGNFLCPASALSSNAFKTVMDIDTLGTFNVSRVLYEKFFRDHGGVIVNITATLGARGQVLQVHAGSAKAAVDAMTRHLAVEWGPQNIRVNSLAPGPISGTEGLRRLGAPQAGLRAKVLASPLQRLGNKTEIAHSALFLASPLASFVTGALLVVDGGAWLTFPNDVQSLADFSPSAKL